From the Brassica napus cultivar Da-Ae chromosome A8, Da-Ae, whole genome shotgun sequence genome, one window contains:
- the LOC125577374 gene encoding proline-rich extensin-like protein EPR1, whose product MAPKGVTNTLVFVLALISILFIGQTKAQGRPSPRLPPPPPLQRPSSPPPPLLVCPPCVCPILSPPPPNTPPPTPQTSPITPVAPPPQTPPSNLPPAFPPNNPSATTPPQTSPTPPPQTPSVSPPITPTISPQLPPSNITPTPTEEILPVRPSVPPSRTPPVHSPIFSPKSPSILPPQIPSVPLPITPSVPPPITPPQTPPQSPPQTPPTTPPQTPPVSPPNTPPLPSPPLNFQPPPPPPQTPPSSPPNSQPPSVPLPITPPQTPPQSPPQTPPTTPPQTPPVSPPNTPPLPSPPLNFQPPPPPPQTPPSSPPNSQPPSVPLPITPPQTPPQSPPQTPPTTPPQTPPVSPPNTPPLPSPPLNFQPPPPPPQTPPSSPPNSQPPSVPLPITPPQTPPQSPPQTPPTTPPQTPPVSPPNTPPLPSPPLNFQPPPPPPQTPPSSPPNSQPPSVPLPITPPQTPPQSPPQTPPTTPPQTPPVSPPNTPPLPSPPLNFQPPPPPPQTPPSSPPNSQPPSVPLPITPPQTPPQSPPQTPPTTPPQTPPVSPPNTPPLPSPPLNFQPPPPPPQTPPSPPPNSQPPPPPTCPRNASQLRACSNTIRRFGNFLDFGRAQPCCSLIRDLSDAEVAACLCGLVQPQSQRYSTPSRNIFIICRACGRPMPRGFMCP is encoded by the coding sequence ATGGCCCCAAAAGGTGTAACAAACACTTTAGTTTTTGTTCTTGCATTAATCAGCATCCTCTTCATCGGCCAAACCAAAGCCCAAGGCCGGCCTAGTCCCCGGCTGCCTCCACCTCCACCACTACAACGGCCTTCATCACCACCTCCACCATTATTGGTGTGTCCACCATGTGTTTGTCCAATATTATCACCACCTCCACCAAACACCCCACCGCCAACCCCTCAGACTTCACCAATAACACCAGTGGCTCCCCCACCGCAGACACCACCTAGCAACCTACCCCCAGCGTTTCCACCAAACAATCCATCAGCAACCACACCACCGCAAACTTCTCCAACTCCACCACCACAGACTCCATCAGTAAGTCCTCCAATCACTCCAACCATATCACCCCAGCTTCCTCCATCAAACATCACGCCAACGCCTACGGAGGAGATTCTACCAGTGCGTCCTTCAGTTCCACCATCACGGACTCCGCCAGTGCATTCTCCAATTTTTTCACCTAAATCTCCATCAATCTTACCACCACAGATTCCATCAGTGCCTCTTCCAATTACACCCTCAGTGCCTCCTCCAATTACACCACCACAGACGCCGCCACAAAGTCCACCCCAAACTCCGCCAACCACACCACCACAGACTCCACCAGTGAGTCCTCCAAACACACCACCACTTCCTTCTCCTCCTCTAAATTTCCAACCACCACCGCCCCCACCACAGACTCCTCCGTCTTCTCCCCCAAACTCCCAACCACCCTCAGTGCCTCTTCCAATTACACCACCACAGACGCCGCCACAAAGTCCACCCCAAACTCCGCCAACCACACCACCACAGACTCCACCAGTGAGTCCTCCAAACACACCACCACTTCCTTCTCCTCCTCTAAATTTCCAACCACCACCGCCCCCACCACAGACTCCTCCGTCTTCTCCCCCAAACTCCCAACCACCCTCAGTGCCTCTTCCAATTACACCACCACAGACGCCGCCACAAAGTCCACCCCAAACTCCGCCAACCACACCACCACAGACTCCACCAGTGAGTCCTCCAAACACACCACCACTTCCTTCTCCTCCTCTAAATTTCCAACCACCACCGCCCCCACCACAGACTCCTCCGTCTTCTCCCCCAAACTCCCAACCACCCTCAGTGCCTCTTCCAATTACACCACCACAGACGCCGCCACAAAGTCCACCCCAAACTCCGCCAACCACACCACCACAGACTCCACCAGTGAGTCCTCCAAACACACCACCACTTCCTTCTCCTCCTCTAAATTTCCAACCACCACCGCCCCCACCGCAGACTCCTCCGTCTTCTCCCCCAAACTCCCAACCACCCTCAGTGCCTCTTCCAATTACACCACCACAGACGCCGCCACAAAGTCCACCCCAAACTCCGCCAACCACACCACCACAGACTCCACCAGTGAGTCCTCCAAACACACCACCACTTCCTTCTCCTCCTCTAAATTTCCAACCACCACCGCCCCCACCGCAGACTCCTCCGTCTTCTCCCCCAAACTCCCAACCACCCTCAGTGCCTCTTCCAATTACACCACCACAGACGCCGCCACAAAGTCCACCCCAAACTCCGCCAACCACACCACCACAGACTCCACCAGTGAGTCCTCCAAACACACCACCACTTCCTTCTCCTCCTCTAAATTTCCAACCACCACCGCCCCCACCGCAGACTCCTCCGTCTCCTCCCCCAAACTCCCAACCACCACCACCCCCAACTTGTCCCAGAAATGCCAGCCAATTAAGGGCATGTTCAAATACCATAAGACGTTTTGGTAACTTCCTGGACTTTGGAAGGGCACAACCATGCTGCTCTCTCATCCGAGATCTATCTGATGCTGAAGTAGCTGCATGCCTATGTGGTTTGGTGCAACCACAAAGTCAAAGATATTCCACTCCTTCTCGCAATATCTTTATCATTTGTAGGGCTTGTGGTCGCCCGATGCCTCGAGGTTTCATGTGCCCATAA
- the LOC125575011 gene encoding oxysterol-binding protein-related protein 2A-like isoform X2 — MRVKELHPLCCITLESPHGIDDNNRPPVTNFTRSRSLPATSLAGGSNRRKVTSVGSESVAGILHKWTNFGKGWRSRWFLLRNGILSYSKIRRPENLNLLSSSEDVRLIGDVSAGRLSRMDSSSGRRKPKKTVGIVHLKQVSSFRESKSEDRKFYIFTATKTLHLRTDSISDRAAWLQALASTKCIFPLRSLNGDFSFTSPMDLSISTERLKKRLHEEGINDNLVKECEQIMLSEFSEMYEQVKLLHEERTNLFDALRQLETANLEAEASGNDDNGYQLTKHGFSSLGRGKYSECSTTASSDDKQEFEDVSEEDEPSFHDTKEYFNEPNVGSGSNGYTDIKRRTKLPDPAEKEKGVSLWSMIKDNVGKDLTRVCLPVYFNEPISSLQKCFEDLEYSYLLDRAYEHGKSGNGLLRALNVAAFAVSGYASTEGRHCKPFNPLLGETYEADFPEKGIRFFSEKVSHHPTVIACHCEGKGWKFWADTNLKSKFWGRSIQVEPVGVLTLEFDDGEVFQWSKVTSTIYNIILGKLYCDHHGVMQIRGNRQYSCTLKFKEQSILERNPHQVNGYVEDVSGKKAAMVFGKWDDSLYYVAGDGVSKTKVSDPASNALLLWRRTKPPPNVTRYNLTSFAITMNELTPGLEEMLPPTDSRLRPDQRHLENGEYEKANLEKQRLERRQRMSRQLQESGWRPRWFEKQGESETFKYTGGYWEARGRRTWYDCPNIFGEFTEEQLADSA, encoded by the exons atGCGGGTGAAGGAGCTGCATCCTCTCTGCTGCATCACTCTGGAGAGTCCACATGGGATTGATGATAATAACAGGCCGCCGGTGACGAATTTTACTAGGTCGAGGAGTCTACCGGCGACGTCGTTAGCCGGTGGATCCAACCGGAGGAAAGTGACATCGGTTGGATCGGAGTCGGTGGCTGGGATCTTACACAAGTGGACCAACTTCGGCAAAGGATGGAGATCTAGATGGTTCCTCCTCCGCAACGGAATCTTGTCTTACTCCAAGATCCGGCGACCGGAGAACTTgaatcttctctcttcttcggAAGATGTGAGGCTCATTGGAGATGTCTCCGCCGGTCGTCTCTCGAGGATGGATAGTTCCAGTGGTCGCCGGAAACCAAAGAAAACCGTCGGCATTGTTCATCTCAAG CAGGTTTCTTCTTTCAGAGAAAGCAAGTCTGAAGATAGAAAGTTCTATATATTCACAGCTACTAAGACTCTTCATCTGAGGACTGATTCTATAAGTGATAGAGCAGCTTGGTTACAAGCTTTAGCATCTACAAAATGCATTTTCCCTCTCCGGTCACTTAATGGTGATTTCTCCTTCACCTCACCAATGGATTTGTCCATATCAACCGAGAGACTAAAGAAACGGTTGCACGAAGAGGGAATAAACGATAATCTTGTAAAAGAGTGCGAGCAGATCATGCTCTCAGAGTTTTCTGAAATGTATGAACAAGTCAAACTTCTACATGAAGAACGGACCAATTTGTTTGACGCATTGAGACAGCTAGAG ACAGCTAATCTTGAAGCTGAAGCATCAGGGAACGATGACAATGGCTACCAATTAACTAAGCATGGATTTTCAAGCCTAGGACGTGGAAAATATAGTG AATGCAGCACAACTGCTTCATCTGATGATAAACAAGAGTTTGAGGATGTGTCCGAGGAAGATGAGCCTTCCTTCCATGACACAAAGGAGTACTTTAATGAACCTAATGTTGGTTCTGGATCCAATGGATACACTGATATAAAGAGAAGAACAAAACTTCCTGATCCAGCTGAAAAAGAGAAAGGTGTCAGTCTTTGGTCTATGATCAAAGACAACGTTGGAAAAGATCTCACCCGAGTTTGCCTCCCTGTGTATTTCAATGAACCAATATCGTCCCTTCAAAAGTGCTTTGAGGACTTGGAGTACTCGTATCTTCTTGACCGAGCATATGAACATGGAAAATCT GGGAACGGTCTCTTAAGAGCTTTAAACGTTGCGGCTTTTGCTGTCTCTGGATATGCTTCCACTGAAGGCCGTCACTGTAAGCCATTCAACCCTTTGCTTGGAGAAACCTATGAAGCTGACTTTCCTGAAAAGGGGATTCGTTTCTTCTCTGAAAAG GTCAGCCACCATCCAACAGTTATCGCCTGCCACTGTGAAGGTAAAGGGTGGAAGTTCTGGGCTGACACTAACCTCAAGTCAAAGTTTTGGGGGAGATCTATTCAAGTTGAACCTGTAGGAGTTTTGACTCTTGAGTTTGATGATGGAGAAGTATTTCAATGGAGCAAG GTAACATCAACTATATACAATATCATACTAGGTAAACTCTACTGTGATCATCATGGTGTGATGCAAATCCGTGGGAACCGCCAATATTCTTGTACCCTCAAGTTTAAGGAGCAATCCATTCTTGAGAGGAATCCTCATCAG GTAAATGGTTATGTAGAAGACGTGTCTGGCAAGAAAGCTGCAATGGTGTTTGGTAAATGGGATGATAGCCTTTACTATGTTGCTGGTGATGGAGTCAGCAAGACGAAAGTCAGTGATCCCGCATCAAATGCCTTGTTACTATGGAGAAGGACCAAACCACCGCCTAATGTAACTAGATACAACTTAACCTCATTTGCCATTACCATGAACGAGTTAACACCTGGTTTGGAG GAGATGCTTCCTCCCACGGACTCTAGGCTCAGACCAGATCAACGGCATCTAGAGAATGGTGAATATGAGAAGGCAAACTTAGAGAAACAACGGTTAGAAAGAAGGCAAAGAATG TCACGGCAACTTCAGGAAAGCGGGTGGAGACCGAGATGGTTCGAGAAACAAGGAGAAAGTGAAACTTTCAAGTACACAGGAGGTTACTGGGAAGCACGAGGACGCAGGACTTGGTATGATTGTCCCAACATCTTCGGTGAGTTCACAGAAGAGCAGCTAGCTGATTCTGCTTAA
- the LOC125575011 gene encoding oxysterol-binding protein-related protein 2A-like isoform X4: MIKDNVGKDLTRVCLPVYFNEPISSLQKCFEDLEYSYLLDRAYEHGKSGNGLLRALNVAAFAVSGYASTEGRHCKPFNPLLGETYEADFPEKGIRFFSEKVSHHPTVIACHCEGKGWKFWADTNLKSKFWGRSIQVEPVGVLTLEFDDGEVFQWSKVTSTIYNIILGKLYCDHHGVMQIRGNRQYSCTLKFKEQSILERNPHQVNGYVEDVSGKKAAMVFGKWDDSLYYVAGDGVSKTKVSDPASNALLLWRRTKPPPNVTRYNLTSFAITMNELTPGLEEMLPPTDSRLRPDQRHLENGEYEKANLEKQRLERRQRMSRQLQESGWRPRWFEKQGESETFKYTGGYWEARGRRTWYDCPNIFGEFTEEQLADSA; encoded by the exons ATGATCAAAGACAACGTTGGAAAAGATCTCACCCGAGTTTGCCTCCCTGTGTATTTCAATGAACCAATATCGTCCCTTCAAAAGTGCTTTGAGGACTTGGAGTACTCGTATCTTCTTGACCGAGCATATGAACATGGAAAATCT GGGAACGGTCTCTTAAGAGCTTTAAACGTTGCGGCTTTTGCTGTCTCTGGATATGCTTCCACTGAAGGCCGTCACTGTAAGCCATTCAACCCTTTGCTTGGAGAAACCTATGAAGCTGACTTTCCTGAAAAGGGGATTCGTTTCTTCTCTGAAAAG GTCAGCCACCATCCAACAGTTATCGCCTGCCACTGTGAAGGTAAAGGGTGGAAGTTCTGGGCTGACACTAACCTCAAGTCAAAGTTTTGGGGGAGATCTATTCAAGTTGAACCTGTAGGAGTTTTGACTCTTGAGTTTGATGATGGAGAAGTATTTCAATGGAGCAAG GTAACATCAACTATATACAATATCATACTAGGTAAACTCTACTGTGATCATCATGGTGTGATGCAAATCCGTGGGAACCGCCAATATTCTTGTACCCTCAAGTTTAAGGAGCAATCCATTCTTGAGAGGAATCCTCATCAG GTAAATGGTTATGTAGAAGACGTGTCTGGCAAGAAAGCTGCAATGGTGTTTGGTAAATGGGATGATAGCCTTTACTATGTTGCTGGTGATGGAGTCAGCAAGACGAAAGTCAGTGATCCCGCATCAAATGCCTTGTTACTATGGAGAAGGACCAAACCACCGCCTAATGTAACTAGATACAACTTAACCTCATTTGCCATTACCATGAACGAGTTAACACCTGGTTTGGAG GAGATGCTTCCTCCCACGGACTCTAGGCTCAGACCAGATCAACGGCATCTAGAGAATGGTGAATATGAGAAGGCAAACTTAGAGAAACAACGGTTAGAAAGAAGGCAAAGAATG TCACGGCAACTTCAGGAAAGCGGGTGGAGACCGAGATGGTTCGAGAAACAAGGAGAAAGTGAAACTTTCAAGTACACAGGAGGTTACTGGGAAGCACGAGGACGCAGGACTTGGTATGATTGTCCCAACATCTTCGGTGAGTTCACAGAAGAGCAGCTAGCTGATTCTGCTTAA
- the LOC125576930 gene encoding putative lipid-binding protein AIR1 — MASKNMTRIIPLYLTLVLFGFASAQPPLGQPPVCPLTLLQIRGCIRILRIGVILNTRNVGPCCTVLDQLDPPRASVCACDAASINLGILGITVNLRVNQLLRLCRVPTTPDFRCSLI, encoded by the coding sequence ATGGCTTCAAAGAATATGACGAGAATTATACCTCTTTACCTCACCCTCGTCTTATTCGGCTTTGCCTCGGCTCAACCTCCATTGGGCCAACCTCCGGTGTGTCCTCTTACTTTGCTCCAGATCCGGGGTTGCATCAGAATTCTTCGCATTGGGGTTATCCTCAACACCAGAAATGTTGGGCCATGTTGTACTGTCCTAGATCAGCTCGATCCTCCTCGGGCGTCTGTATGTGCCTGCGATGCCGCTAGTATCAATCTTGGCATACTTGGCATCACTGTGAATCTGAGAGTTAATCAGCTCCTTAGGCTCTGTCGTGTGCCAACAACACCTGATTTCAGATGCAGCTTAATATAA
- the LOC125575011 gene encoding oxysterol-binding protein-related protein 2A-like isoform X1: MRVKELHPLCCITLESPHGIDDNNRPPVTNFTRSRSLPATSLAGGSNRRKVTSVGSESVAGILHKWTNFGKGWRSRWFLLRNGILSYSKIRRPENLNLLSSSEDVRLIGDVSAGRLSRMDSSSGRRKPKKTVGIVHLKVLDLILDFQKVSSFRESKSEDRKFYIFTATKTLHLRTDSISDRAAWLQALASTKCIFPLRSLNGDFSFTSPMDLSISTERLKKRLHEEGINDNLVKECEQIMLSEFSEMYEQVKLLHEERTNLFDALRQLETANLEAEASGNDDNGYQLTKHGFSSLGRGKYSECSTTASSDDKQEFEDVSEEDEPSFHDTKEYFNEPNVGSGSNGYTDIKRRTKLPDPAEKEKGVSLWSMIKDNVGKDLTRVCLPVYFNEPISSLQKCFEDLEYSYLLDRAYEHGKSGNGLLRALNVAAFAVSGYASTEGRHCKPFNPLLGETYEADFPEKGIRFFSEKVSHHPTVIACHCEGKGWKFWADTNLKSKFWGRSIQVEPVGVLTLEFDDGEVFQWSKVTSTIYNIILGKLYCDHHGVMQIRGNRQYSCTLKFKEQSILERNPHQVNGYVEDVSGKKAAMVFGKWDDSLYYVAGDGVSKTKVSDPASNALLLWRRTKPPPNVTRYNLTSFAITMNELTPGLEEMLPPTDSRLRPDQRHLENGEYEKANLEKQRLERRQRMSRQLQESGWRPRWFEKQGESETFKYTGGYWEARGRRTWYDCPNIFGEFTEEQLADSA, encoded by the exons atGCGGGTGAAGGAGCTGCATCCTCTCTGCTGCATCACTCTGGAGAGTCCACATGGGATTGATGATAATAACAGGCCGCCGGTGACGAATTTTACTAGGTCGAGGAGTCTACCGGCGACGTCGTTAGCCGGTGGATCCAACCGGAGGAAAGTGACATCGGTTGGATCGGAGTCGGTGGCTGGGATCTTACACAAGTGGACCAACTTCGGCAAAGGATGGAGATCTAGATGGTTCCTCCTCCGCAACGGAATCTTGTCTTACTCCAAGATCCGGCGACCGGAGAACTTgaatcttctctcttcttcggAAGATGTGAGGCTCATTGGAGATGTCTCCGCCGGTCGTCTCTCGAGGATGGATAGTTCCAGTGGTCGCCGGAAACCAAAGAAAACCGTCGGCATTGTTCATCTCAAGGTTCTTGATTTGATTCTTGATTTTCAAAAG GTTTCTTCTTTCAGAGAAAGCAAGTCTGAAGATAGAAAGTTCTATATATTCACAGCTACTAAGACTCTTCATCTGAGGACTGATTCTATAAGTGATAGAGCAGCTTGGTTACAAGCTTTAGCATCTACAAAATGCATTTTCCCTCTCCGGTCACTTAATGGTGATTTCTCCTTCACCTCACCAATGGATTTGTCCATATCAACCGAGAGACTAAAGAAACGGTTGCACGAAGAGGGAATAAACGATAATCTTGTAAAAGAGTGCGAGCAGATCATGCTCTCAGAGTTTTCTGAAATGTATGAACAAGTCAAACTTCTACATGAAGAACGGACCAATTTGTTTGACGCATTGAGACAGCTAGAG ACAGCTAATCTTGAAGCTGAAGCATCAGGGAACGATGACAATGGCTACCAATTAACTAAGCATGGATTTTCAAGCCTAGGACGTGGAAAATATAGTG AATGCAGCACAACTGCTTCATCTGATGATAAACAAGAGTTTGAGGATGTGTCCGAGGAAGATGAGCCTTCCTTCCATGACACAAAGGAGTACTTTAATGAACCTAATGTTGGTTCTGGATCCAATGGATACACTGATATAAAGAGAAGAACAAAACTTCCTGATCCAGCTGAAAAAGAGAAAGGTGTCAGTCTTTGGTCTATGATCAAAGACAACGTTGGAAAAGATCTCACCCGAGTTTGCCTCCCTGTGTATTTCAATGAACCAATATCGTCCCTTCAAAAGTGCTTTGAGGACTTGGAGTACTCGTATCTTCTTGACCGAGCATATGAACATGGAAAATCT GGGAACGGTCTCTTAAGAGCTTTAAACGTTGCGGCTTTTGCTGTCTCTGGATATGCTTCCACTGAAGGCCGTCACTGTAAGCCATTCAACCCTTTGCTTGGAGAAACCTATGAAGCTGACTTTCCTGAAAAGGGGATTCGTTTCTTCTCTGAAAAG GTCAGCCACCATCCAACAGTTATCGCCTGCCACTGTGAAGGTAAAGGGTGGAAGTTCTGGGCTGACACTAACCTCAAGTCAAAGTTTTGGGGGAGATCTATTCAAGTTGAACCTGTAGGAGTTTTGACTCTTGAGTTTGATGATGGAGAAGTATTTCAATGGAGCAAG GTAACATCAACTATATACAATATCATACTAGGTAAACTCTACTGTGATCATCATGGTGTGATGCAAATCCGTGGGAACCGCCAATATTCTTGTACCCTCAAGTTTAAGGAGCAATCCATTCTTGAGAGGAATCCTCATCAG GTAAATGGTTATGTAGAAGACGTGTCTGGCAAGAAAGCTGCAATGGTGTTTGGTAAATGGGATGATAGCCTTTACTATGTTGCTGGTGATGGAGTCAGCAAGACGAAAGTCAGTGATCCCGCATCAAATGCCTTGTTACTATGGAGAAGGACCAAACCACCGCCTAATGTAACTAGATACAACTTAACCTCATTTGCCATTACCATGAACGAGTTAACACCTGGTTTGGAG GAGATGCTTCCTCCCACGGACTCTAGGCTCAGACCAGATCAACGGCATCTAGAGAATGGTGAATATGAGAAGGCAAACTTAGAGAAACAACGGTTAGAAAGAAGGCAAAGAATG TCACGGCAACTTCAGGAAAGCGGGTGGAGACCGAGATGGTTCGAGAAACAAGGAGAAAGTGAAACTTTCAAGTACACAGGAGGTTACTGGGAAGCACGAGGACGCAGGACTTGGTATGATTGTCCCAACATCTTCGGTGAGTTCACAGAAGAGCAGCTAGCTGATTCTGCTTAA
- the LOC125575011 gene encoding oxysterol-binding protein-related protein 2A-like isoform X3, translating into MRVKELHPLCCITLESPHGIDDNNRPPVTNFTRSRSLPATSLAGGSNRRKVTSVGSESVAGILHKWTNFGKGWRSRWFLLRNGILSYSKIRRPENLNLLSSSEDVRLIGDVSAGRLSRMDSSSGRRKPKKTVGIVHLKVSSFRESKSEDRKFYIFTATKTLHLRTDSISDRAAWLQALASTKCIFPLRSLNGDFSFTSPMDLSISTERLKKRLHEEGINDNLVKECEQIMLSEFSEMYEQVKLLHEERTNLFDALRQLETANLEAEASGNDDNGYQLTKHGFSSLGRGKYSECSTTASSDDKQEFEDVSEEDEPSFHDTKEYFNEPNVGSGSNGYTDIKRRTKLPDPAEKEKGVSLWSMIKDNVGKDLTRVCLPVYFNEPISSLQKCFEDLEYSYLLDRAYEHGKSGNGLLRALNVAAFAVSGYASTEGRHCKPFNPLLGETYEADFPEKGIRFFSEKVSHHPTVIACHCEGKGWKFWADTNLKSKFWGRSIQVEPVGVLTLEFDDGEVFQWSKVTSTIYNIILGKLYCDHHGVMQIRGNRQYSCTLKFKEQSILERNPHQVNGYVEDVSGKKAAMVFGKWDDSLYYVAGDGVSKTKVSDPASNALLLWRRTKPPPNVTRYNLTSFAITMNELTPGLEEMLPPTDSRLRPDQRHLENGEYEKANLEKQRLERRQRMSRQLQESGWRPRWFEKQGESETFKYTGGYWEARGRRTWYDCPNIFGEFTEEQLADSA; encoded by the exons atGCGGGTGAAGGAGCTGCATCCTCTCTGCTGCATCACTCTGGAGAGTCCACATGGGATTGATGATAATAACAGGCCGCCGGTGACGAATTTTACTAGGTCGAGGAGTCTACCGGCGACGTCGTTAGCCGGTGGATCCAACCGGAGGAAAGTGACATCGGTTGGATCGGAGTCGGTGGCTGGGATCTTACACAAGTGGACCAACTTCGGCAAAGGATGGAGATCTAGATGGTTCCTCCTCCGCAACGGAATCTTGTCTTACTCCAAGATCCGGCGACCGGAGAACTTgaatcttctctcttcttcggAAGATGTGAGGCTCATTGGAGATGTCTCCGCCGGTCGTCTCTCGAGGATGGATAGTTCCAGTGGTCGCCGGAAACCAAAGAAAACCGTCGGCATTGTTCATCTCAAG GTTTCTTCTTTCAGAGAAAGCAAGTCTGAAGATAGAAAGTTCTATATATTCACAGCTACTAAGACTCTTCATCTGAGGACTGATTCTATAAGTGATAGAGCAGCTTGGTTACAAGCTTTAGCATCTACAAAATGCATTTTCCCTCTCCGGTCACTTAATGGTGATTTCTCCTTCACCTCACCAATGGATTTGTCCATATCAACCGAGAGACTAAAGAAACGGTTGCACGAAGAGGGAATAAACGATAATCTTGTAAAAGAGTGCGAGCAGATCATGCTCTCAGAGTTTTCTGAAATGTATGAACAAGTCAAACTTCTACATGAAGAACGGACCAATTTGTTTGACGCATTGAGACAGCTAGAG ACAGCTAATCTTGAAGCTGAAGCATCAGGGAACGATGACAATGGCTACCAATTAACTAAGCATGGATTTTCAAGCCTAGGACGTGGAAAATATAGTG AATGCAGCACAACTGCTTCATCTGATGATAAACAAGAGTTTGAGGATGTGTCCGAGGAAGATGAGCCTTCCTTCCATGACACAAAGGAGTACTTTAATGAACCTAATGTTGGTTCTGGATCCAATGGATACACTGATATAAAGAGAAGAACAAAACTTCCTGATCCAGCTGAAAAAGAGAAAGGTGTCAGTCTTTGGTCTATGATCAAAGACAACGTTGGAAAAGATCTCACCCGAGTTTGCCTCCCTGTGTATTTCAATGAACCAATATCGTCCCTTCAAAAGTGCTTTGAGGACTTGGAGTACTCGTATCTTCTTGACCGAGCATATGAACATGGAAAATCT GGGAACGGTCTCTTAAGAGCTTTAAACGTTGCGGCTTTTGCTGTCTCTGGATATGCTTCCACTGAAGGCCGTCACTGTAAGCCATTCAACCCTTTGCTTGGAGAAACCTATGAAGCTGACTTTCCTGAAAAGGGGATTCGTTTCTTCTCTGAAAAG GTCAGCCACCATCCAACAGTTATCGCCTGCCACTGTGAAGGTAAAGGGTGGAAGTTCTGGGCTGACACTAACCTCAAGTCAAAGTTTTGGGGGAGATCTATTCAAGTTGAACCTGTAGGAGTTTTGACTCTTGAGTTTGATGATGGAGAAGTATTTCAATGGAGCAAG GTAACATCAACTATATACAATATCATACTAGGTAAACTCTACTGTGATCATCATGGTGTGATGCAAATCCGTGGGAACCGCCAATATTCTTGTACCCTCAAGTTTAAGGAGCAATCCATTCTTGAGAGGAATCCTCATCAG GTAAATGGTTATGTAGAAGACGTGTCTGGCAAGAAAGCTGCAATGGTGTTTGGTAAATGGGATGATAGCCTTTACTATGTTGCTGGTGATGGAGTCAGCAAGACGAAAGTCAGTGATCCCGCATCAAATGCCTTGTTACTATGGAGAAGGACCAAACCACCGCCTAATGTAACTAGATACAACTTAACCTCATTTGCCATTACCATGAACGAGTTAACACCTGGTTTGGAG GAGATGCTTCCTCCCACGGACTCTAGGCTCAGACCAGATCAACGGCATCTAGAGAATGGTGAATATGAGAAGGCAAACTTAGAGAAACAACGGTTAGAAAGAAGGCAAAGAATG TCACGGCAACTTCAGGAAAGCGGGTGGAGACCGAGATGGTTCGAGAAACAAGGAGAAAGTGAAACTTTCAAGTACACAGGAGGTTACTGGGAAGCACGAGGACGCAGGACTTGGTATGATTGTCCCAACATCTTCGGTGAGTTCACAGAAGAGCAGCTAGCTGATTCTGCTTAA